One genomic segment of Desulforamulus reducens MI-1 includes these proteins:
- the dsrB gene encoding dissimilatory-type sulfite reductase subunit beta has translation MAQARTDIGPPLYKEMLPPIIKENYGKWQYHEIVKPGVLVHVSETGAKLYTVRAGSPRLISIYFIREICDLADKYCDGYLRFTSRHNVEFLLSDGSKVDALIAELTEKGVPVGGTGNSITNIVHTQGWVHCHTPATDASGIVKSVMDELFEYFTTMKLPAKLRISLACCLNMCGAVHCSDIAILGIHRTVPKIDHDTLHKVCEIPTLTASCPTAAIRPNPKLKSVEIKAERCMYCGNCYTMCPSVHIIDAKNDAVSIWVGGKISNSRIGPRFSRLAIPFLPNNPPRWPEVVNAVKHIVEVYAANAQPGERMAEWIERISWEKFFEVTGLQFTDKHIDDFTLAQTTFRSTTQFKW, from the coding sequence TTGGCACAAGCAAGAACTGACATCGGACCGCCGCTCTATAAAGAAATGTTACCGCCTATTATCAAAGAAAACTATGGTAAATGGCAGTACCATGAAATTGTAAAGCCTGGCGTGCTCGTACACGTATCTGAAACCGGAGCCAAGTTGTACACTGTACGTGCTGGTTCTCCGCGTTTGATTAGTATCTACTTCATTCGCGAAATCTGTGACTTGGCAGACAAATACTGTGATGGTTACCTGAGATTTACCAGCCGTCACAACGTTGAATTCCTGTTATCCGACGGAAGCAAAGTCGATGCCCTGATCGCTGAGTTGACAGAGAAGGGTGTTCCCGTTGGTGGTACTGGTAACTCCATTACCAACATCGTACACACCCAGGGTTGGGTACACTGCCACACCCCTGCCACTGATGCATCTGGTATTGTTAAATCCGTTATGGATGAGCTGTTTGAATACTTCACCACCATGAAACTGCCTGCAAAACTGAGAATTTCTCTGGCTTGCTGTCTGAACATGTGCGGTGCTGTACACTGCTCCGACATCGCGATTTTAGGTATTCACAGAACTGTTCCTAAGATCGACCACGATACACTGCATAAGGTTTGCGAAATTCCGACTCTGACTGCTAGCTGCCCCACCGCAGCTATCCGTCCTAACCCCAAGCTGAAATCCGTCGAGATTAAGGCTGAGCGTTGCATGTACTGTGGTAACTGCTACACCATGTGCCCATCTGTTCATATCATCGATGCTAAGAACGATGCTGTGTCCATCTGGGTTGGTGGCAAGATTTCCAACAGCCGTATTGGTCCCAGATTCTCTCGTCTGGCCATTCCTTTCTTGCCTAACAACCCCCCACGTTGGCCGGAAGTTGTTAACGCAGTTAAGCATATCGTTGAGGTTTATGCAGCAAATGCACAACCTGGCGAGCGTATGGCTGAGTGGATTGAACGCATTAGCTGGGAGAAATTCTTCGAGGTTACTGGTCTGCAATTTACAGACAAGCACATCGACGACTTCACTCTGGCTCAAACTACATTCAGAAGCACCACTCAGTTCAAGTGGTAG
- the argS gene encoding arginine--tRNA ligase, producing MQGLVENIKSSLAKALQVAIAGAVDKGQVNKLEIPEVIIEVPREKGHGDFATNLAMQLAKPAKMAPRKIAEAIIENLDLANTQVERVEIAGPGFINFYLQPSWVHGVIPMIIQEDRNYGRLELGDGQRVQVEFVSANPTGLLHMGNARGAALGDSLASILDFAGYRVSREYYINDAGNQIENFGKSLEVRYLQQLGQDIQLPEEGYHGEDIIDTVKGYINKNGRGLLDADQTTRRKTLAAYALQEKLTHIRNTLLDFGVVYDVWYSEQALHDSGAIQETLDELRQKGFIYEQENALWFKATAFGDEKDEVVVRSNGIPTYFAADIAYHKDKYKRGFDRVIDIWGADHHGHVNRMKGSMEALGHNRDNLQIILMQLVRLLRGGEVVRMSKRTGQFVTLEELVEEVGRDAARYFFVMRSPDSHLEFDLDLAKSQTNDNPVFYIQYAHARICSILRQLQEQGRPLPEIAAINPTVLKEEAELELLRKLADFPSEIAAAAEMMAPHRIARYLHDLAGLFHSFYNSHRVITENEAISEARLVLVQCVRIVLRNALGLLGLTAPEKM from the coding sequence TTGCAAGGATTGGTAGAAAATATAAAATCCAGCTTAGCCAAAGCTTTGCAGGTTGCAATTGCTGGGGCTGTGGACAAGGGTCAGGTAAACAAGCTGGAAATACCTGAAGTTATCATTGAAGTACCGCGGGAAAAAGGACATGGAGACTTTGCCACTAATTTAGCCATGCAACTGGCCAAGCCTGCTAAAATGGCCCCCAGAAAAATAGCAGAGGCAATTATAGAAAACCTGGACCTGGCAAATACACAAGTGGAACGTGTGGAAATAGCCGGCCCGGGCTTTATTAATTTCTACCTGCAACCTAGCTGGGTACACGGAGTTATTCCTATGATTATTCAAGAGGATCGAAACTATGGGCGGCTGGAACTGGGAGATGGTCAAAGGGTACAAGTAGAATTTGTTAGTGCAAACCCCACTGGTCTGCTACACATGGGAAATGCCCGGGGAGCAGCTTTGGGAGATAGTTTGGCGTCGATCTTAGATTTTGCCGGCTATCGGGTTAGTAGGGAATACTATATTAATGATGCCGGGAACCAGATCGAAAACTTTGGCAAGTCCCTAGAGGTGCGTTATCTACAACAATTGGGTCAGGATATCCAATTGCCCGAAGAAGGATATCATGGAGAAGATATTATTGACACAGTAAAGGGTTATATTAACAAAAATGGTAGGGGATTGCTGGATGCAGACCAGACGACTCGTCGGAAGACCCTGGCTGCCTATGCATTGCAAGAGAAATTAACCCATATTCGTAATACACTGTTGGACTTTGGTGTTGTATATGATGTATGGTACTCTGAACAAGCCCTTCATGATAGCGGTGCCATTCAAGAAACACTGGATGAATTGCGCCAAAAGGGTTTTATTTACGAACAAGAAAATGCTCTCTGGTTCAAAGCCACTGCCTTTGGTGATGAAAAAGATGAAGTTGTTGTTCGCTCTAATGGCATACCCACCTATTTTGCTGCGGATATTGCCTATCACAAGGACAAATATAAGCGGGGCTTTGACCGTGTAATTGATATTTGGGGTGCCGATCACCATGGCCATGTGAACCGGATGAAGGGTTCTATGGAAGCCCTAGGCCATAACCGCGACAACCTGCAAATTATCCTTATGCAGTTAGTCCGTTTATTACGTGGGGGCGAAGTTGTTCGTATGTCAAAACGTACCGGACAGTTTGTTACACTGGAAGAATTGGTGGAAGAGGTTGGAAGGGACGCAGCGCGTTATTTCTTTGTTATGAGAAGTCCAGATAGCCATTTGGAGTTTGATCTGGATTTAGCAAAGTCCCAAACCAATGATAACCCGGTTTTTTATATTCAGTATGCTCATGCCCGGATTTGTAGTATTTTACGTCAACTGCAAGAGCAAGGACGTCCATTGCCTGAAATAGCAGCTATAAATCCTACAGTACTAAAAGAAGAGGCAGAATTAGAGTTGTTGCGCAAACTGGCAGATTTCCCCAGCGAAATTGCTGCAGCAGCGGAAATGATGGCACCTCATCGGATAGCCCGGTATTTGCACGACCTGGCAGGCTTATTTCATAGCTTCTACAACAGTCATCGAGTGATTACAGAAAACGAAGCGATATCAGAAGCTCGTTTGGTTTTGGTACAATGTGTACGCATTGTATTAAGAAACGCTCTGGGGCTGTTGGGCTTAACGGCACCAGAAAAAATGTAG
- a CDS encoding DUF1934 domain-containing protein — MGMNIMLTIKAIRMDPANDEPEITEMVVPGTYHRKNNCYYIIYKESALTGMENTTTTLKVESKTVTIIRNGNVSMRQIYEAGMERSSIYQTSFSRMDMTVTTRNIEVNLTDIGGSIKLDYELLLDHAPLGRNCLEIIVKKA; from the coding sequence ATGGGTATGAATATAATGCTAACCATCAAGGCAATAAGAATGGACCCGGCTAATGATGAACCGGAAATTACAGAAATGGTAGTACCGGGAACTTACCACCGCAAAAATAACTGTTATTACATTATCTATAAAGAAAGTGCCCTAACGGGAATGGAGAATACTACAACTACCCTAAAGGTAGAGAGTAAAACTGTCACCATCATTCGAAATGGTAATGTATCCATGCGACAAATCTATGAAGCAGGGATGGAGCGCAGTTCCATCTACCAAACTAGCTTTAGCAGAATGGACATGACAGTCACAACTAGGAATATTGAGGTTAACTTGACAGACATTGGGGGAAGTATTAAGCTAGATTATGAGTTGTTACTTGACCATGCACCGCTTGGCAGAAACTGCTTAGAGATAATAGTAAAAAAAGCATAG
- a CDS encoding Yip1 family protein: MSNLKDQNSEQLTCDQTPEDHALPEDLIEKVLEKEDNAKDNNLIIKKEAEESPLKFYEIIYGVLFDPVPTMKRIVQNPPLGVTLLIVVLLSLIGLLTNLYTSAHGVPSDLRLNLGIPLPRSENFTQALRAAAPLLAILGALFYFIKWFFYSALLHLVADFYGGRGTARTVFVIYGLAGLPEVFLIPLRVLTTWLSPGVATGLMALTNLILFIWGVVLLTIGLREAHGFNTGRALAVIFTPALVAVLLAVISMVGLMTVLASFVPPSW; this comes from the coding sequence TTGAGCAATTTAAAGGATCAAAACTCCGAGCAGTTAACCTGTGACCAGACGCCCGAAGATCATGCACTGCCCGAGGATTTAATAGAGAAAGTATTGGAAAAAGAAGACAATGCAAAGGACAACAACCTGATAATCAAAAAAGAAGCTGAAGAGTCTCCCTTGAAGTTTTACGAAATTATCTATGGTGTATTGTTTGACCCTGTGCCAACCATGAAAAGGATTGTACAGAATCCACCCCTAGGAGTTACCTTGCTGATTGTGGTGTTACTGTCTCTAATTGGCTTACTTACCAATCTATATACCTCAGCCCATGGAGTGCCCAGTGATTTAAGATTAAATCTGGGAATCCCTTTGCCACGGTCAGAGAATTTTACCCAGGCACTGCGGGCTGCTGCACCTCTGTTAGCCATCTTGGGTGCTCTGTTTTATTTTATTAAATGGTTTTTTTACAGTGCCCTATTGCATTTAGTGGCAGATTTCTACGGTGGCCGTGGAACCGCCCGTACTGTATTTGTAATTTATGGCTTAGCTGGTTTGCCAGAGGTATTTTTAATACCTTTAAGGGTATTAACCACTTGGCTGTCACCCGGCGTGGCCACCGGCCTGATGGCCTTGACTAATCTGATCCTATTTATTTGGGGGGTTGTTCTATTAACCATTGGGTTAAGGGAAGCCCACGGTTTCAATACAGGTAGGGCGCTGGCGGTTATTTTTACGCCTGCCCTTGTGGCTGTTCTGCTGGCCGTTATTAGTATGGTGGGCTTGATGACTGTGCTAGCCTCCTTTGTACCGCCTAGCTGGTAG
- the sppA gene encoding signal peptide peptidase SppA, translating into MRKKIITGIVIGVVLFSLAVAIALKGNGGKTAENTGVGEQIAVVHIEGTIMSSAPGGFGTAGVAAADRIVSELKEARENPEIKAVILKLNTGGGTVVGSDEIGREVERVRKSGKKVVAAMGEMAASGGYWISCKADKIVANPGTFTGSIGVIMQLTEMKDLYNKLGVEVNNIKTGAFKDMGASNKDLSPEERQIFQGLVNDSYEDFIQVVAAGRKMDPTQVRKLADGRIYTGKQAKQLGLVDELGDFNEAVRITANLAGIKGEPELVDMTGEQLLWQQLFGGLQGKNKILPIPLEGLLLLPDKVVMPINTNIQ; encoded by the coding sequence TTGCGTAAGAAGATCATTACAGGCATTGTCATCGGGGTTGTACTGTTTTCCCTGGCGGTGGCTATAGCCTTGAAAGGCAATGGGGGCAAAACGGCCGAAAATACCGGAGTGGGAGAACAAATTGCAGTGGTACATATAGAAGGAACCATTATGTCTTCTGCCCCAGGTGGTTTCGGCACAGCAGGTGTGGCTGCCGCAGATCGTATTGTTAGCGAATTAAAAGAAGCCCGGGAGAACCCGGAAATTAAGGCCGTTATATTAAAACTGAACACCGGCGGGGGCACTGTGGTGGGTTCTGATGAAATTGGCAGAGAAGTGGAGCGAGTACGTAAGTCTGGCAAAAAAGTTGTGGCGGCCATGGGAGAGATGGCGGCTTCCGGTGGCTACTGGATCTCCTGCAAGGCCGATAAAATCGTAGCAAACCCGGGAACTTTCACCGGCAGCATCGGTGTGATTATGCAGCTAACGGAAATGAAAGACTTGTATAATAAACTGGGAGTGGAGGTCAACAACATTAAGACAGGGGCCTTCAAGGATATGGGGGCCAGCAATAAGGATCTTTCACCGGAAGAACGTCAGATTTTTCAGGGACTGGTTAACGACAGTTATGAAGATTTCATACAAGTGGTGGCAGCAGGAAGAAAGATGGACCCGACCCAGGTAAGGAAGTTGGCAGACGGCAGAATCTACACTGGCAAACAGGCAAAACAGTTGGGGCTGGTGGATGAATTGGGGGATTTCAATGAAGCCGTAAGAATCACTGCAAATTTAGCCGGTATTAAAGGGGAGCCGGAGCTGGTAGACATGACCGGAGAACAACTCCTATGGCAACAATTATTTGGCGGCCTGCAAGGCAAAAATAAAATCTTACCAATCCCTCTGGAGGGCCTACTTTTATTACCTGATAAGGTAGTAATGCCCATAAATACCAATATACAGTAA
- a CDS encoding response regulator produces the protein MNSTSFDILIVDDQVGVRRLLFEALADEGYIVKMAGSGAEALQVLSQTLPSLVLLDIKMSGMTGIETLQEIRKHYAQLPVAMMTAYGDMEIMDQTKSLGVQHYLNKPFDLDDVRVLVRSILSRSEGYGKLQADIG, from the coding sequence ATGAATAGTACATCGTTTGATATTCTTATAGTGGATGACCAGGTAGGAGTAAGACGATTATTATTTGAGGCTCTGGCTGACGAAGGTTACATTGTGAAAATGGCCGGAAGCGGGGCTGAGGCATTGCAAGTTCTTTCCCAGACTCTGCCTTCTCTAGTCCTACTGGATATAAAGATGTCAGGCATGACCGGCATTGAAACTCTTCAGGAAATTCGCAAACATTATGCACAACTGCCTGTGGCTATGATGACAGCCTACGGAGATATGGAGATTATGGATCAAACCAAAAGTTTAGGAGTCCAACATTACCTAAATAAACCCTTTGATTTGGATGACGTTCGAGTTTTGGTACGCTCAATTTTATCACGTTCCGAAGGCTACGGAAAGTTACAAGCGGATATTGGCTAA
- a CDS encoding indolepyruvate oxidoreductase subunit beta — protein MLKPLNILLVGVGGQGTILATRIMAKAAQDAGYDIKVSEIKGMSQRGGSVVTQIRLGEKVYSPLISEGKADAILAFEKMEALRWLSHLKDGGSIIINDQAIPPMPVLTGATVYPADCLERVQQSTAKTTIVDALKIAVQCGNPKAANVVLVGLLAKRLPIAKELWINALRVRVPEKFIDINLKAFEEGYSL, from the coding sequence ATGCTTAAACCATTAAACATTTTGCTTGTTGGTGTCGGGGGACAGGGTACCATTCTAGCCACCAGAATTATGGCTAAGGCAGCCCAAGATGCCGGCTATGACATAAAGGTATCCGAAATAAAAGGAATGTCCCAACGGGGCGGTAGTGTGGTTACACAGATTCGCCTAGGAGAAAAGGTATACTCTCCTTTGATTTCCGAGGGCAAAGCCGATGCAATTTTAGCCTTCGAAAAAATGGAAGCACTGCGCTGGCTTTCCCATCTTAAGGATGGCGGTAGTATTATTATTAACGATCAAGCCATACCGCCAATGCCGGTATTGACCGGTGCGACAGTATATCCGGCGGATTGCTTGGAGCGGGTTCAGCAAAGCACGGCCAAGACAACCATTGTGGATGCATTAAAGATTGCCGTACAATGCGGCAACCCAAAGGCAGCCAATGTGGTTTTGGTGGGGCTGTTAGCCAAACGTTTGCCCATAGCTAAAGAACTATGGATTAATGCTCTGAGGGTCCGTGTGCCGGAAAAATTCATTGACATAAACCTGAAAGCCTTTGAAGAAGGTTATAGCTTATAA
- a CDS encoding XapX domain-containing protein: MKEVLYSTITGFLVGLLFAKLKLPVPAPPTLAGVMGVVGLFLGYVLAVRLGWMR, translated from the coding sequence ATGAAAGAGGTACTATATTCCACAATTACTGGTTTTCTGGTGGGCCTCCTATTTGCAAAGTTAAAATTACCGGTTCCTGCTCCACCGACCCTAGCCGGGGTTATGGGTGTGGTAGGATTATTTCTAGGTTATGTACTTGCTGTGCGATTAGGGTGGATGAGATAA
- the dsrA gene encoding dissimilatory-type sulfite reductase subunit alpha, which yields MTETKKTPLLDELEKGPWPSFVKEIKKAAAHNISSQDLLGQLELSYEDKKAHWKHGGLVGVMGYGGGVIGRYSDVPEQFPNIEMFHTIRLNQPSGWYYNTKALRQVCDVWEKYGSGLTNLHGATGDMVLLGTKTEYIQTIFDEVSNFEEHPMDLGGSGSNLRTPSCCAGPARCEFAMIDTLDLCHDLTNEFQDYLHRPMWPYKSKIKISGCPNDCVASIARSDISIQGTWRDDIKINQEAVREYVAGGFDINGMVISKCPTKCIAWDGNELTIDNANCTRCMHCINKMTKALRPGDDRGATILIGGKAPILQGAMMGWVIVPFMKLESGSGYEELKEFLEKVWEWWDENGKTRERLGELILRLGMRNFLRAIELEPIPQMVMAPRANPFFFWWPEETVQD from the coding sequence ATGACCGAAACCAAGAAGACTCCTCTCTTGGACGAACTTGAGAAAGGCCCGTGGCCCAGTTTCGTAAAAGAAATTAAAAAAGCCGCTGCTCACAACATTTCCTCCCAAGACTTGCTGGGTCAATTAGAGCTTTCCTATGAAGACAAGAAAGCTCACTGGAAACACGGTGGTCTGGTAGGTGTTATGGGTTACGGCGGTGGTGTAATCGGTCGTTACTCTGACGTACCTGAGCAATTCCCGAACATTGAGATGTTCCACACCATTCGTTTGAACCAGCCTTCCGGTTGGTACTACAACACCAAAGCGTTGCGCCAAGTGTGTGACGTATGGGAAAAGTATGGTTCTGGTCTGACCAACCTGCACGGTGCCACTGGTGACATGGTGTTGCTGGGAACCAAAACAGAGTACATCCAAACTATTTTTGATGAAGTTTCTAACTTCGAAGAGCATCCCATGGATTTAGGTGGATCTGGTTCCAACCTGCGTACCCCCAGCTGCTGTGCTGGTCCCGCTCGTTGCGAATTTGCTATGATCGACACCTTGGATCTCTGTCATGACTTGACTAACGAGTTCCAAGACTATCTGCATCGTCCGATGTGGCCTTATAAATCCAAAATCAAAATTTCCGGTTGCCCCAACGACTGCGTAGCTTCTATCGCCCGTTCCGATATTTCTATCCAGGGTACCTGGAGAGACGATATCAAGATCAACCAAGAAGCTGTTCGTGAATATGTTGCTGGTGGCTTTGATATCAATGGCATGGTTATTTCCAAGTGCCCCACCAAGTGTATAGCTTGGGATGGTAACGAATTAACTATTGACAATGCTAACTGCACTCGTTGCATGCACTGCATAAACAAAATGACCAAAGCTTTACGTCCTGGAGACGATCGTGGTGCTACCATCCTGATTGGTGGTAAAGCTCCTATTCTTCAAGGTGCTATGATGGGTTGGGTTATCGTACCCTTCATGAAGCTTGAGTCTGGCTCCGGCTATGAAGAACTCAAAGAGTTCCTCGAAAAAGTATGGGAGTGGTGGGATGAAAACGGTAAGACCCGTGAGCGCTTGGGTGAACTGATCCTGCGTCTGGGTATGCGTAACTTCCTGCGCGCTATTGAGCTCGAGCCCATTCCTCAGATGGTTATGGCTCCTCGTGCAAACCCCTTCTTCTTCTGGTGGCCTGAAGAAACCGTTCAGGACTAA
- the iorA gene encoding indolepyruvate ferredoxin oxidoreductase subunit alpha: MKELLSGNAAIARGAYEAGISVATGYPGTPSTEILENFAKYPDIYAQWSPNEKVALEVGAGASIAGARVLVTMKHVGVNVAADPLFTLAYTGVNGGLILVSADDPGMHSSQNEQDNRYYALVNKMPCLEPADSQEAKDMVGLGLEISEQFDTPVMLRVTTRVSHSQSFVEMKEPGTRTLRPYAKDPVKYVMVPAHGRMRRVFLEERMAKLQEYSENCPLNTIEWGDKNIGVIASGISYHYAKEVLPQASILKLGMTNPLPEKLIREFAAGVDSLLVIEELEPFLELQIRAMGIALKGKEMLPSYGELSSALIAKALMQEGIEVAEEFRPMGQATQEVAAAAEPLPGRPPVMCAGCPHRGVFYTLKKQKLVVSGDIGCYTLGSLSPLSAIDTCICMGASIGAALGMEKANPEMGRKTVAVIGDSTFLHSGITGLMDVVYNGGSSTVLILDNRTTAMTGHQENPATGATLMGNPAPAVDLEAIARAVGVKRVRTVDPMQLSEIDRAVKEEVAAAEPSVIIVRRPCALLKNNKTPEPIEVDETLCINCGMCMKLGCPAISRQEGKVAISTIQCRGCGLCVQLCQKGALKKRGEQNA, encoded by the coding sequence ATGAAGGAGTTACTATCTGGTAATGCTGCCATTGCCCGAGGGGCCTATGAAGCAGGCATCTCCGTAGCGACAGGTTACCCGGGCACACCTAGCACAGAGATTCTGGAAAACTTTGCAAAGTACCCGGATATTTATGCCCAATGGTCACCCAACGAAAAGGTTGCACTGGAGGTAGGGGCTGGTGCATCCATAGCAGGAGCCAGGGTACTAGTTACCATGAAACACGTAGGTGTAAATGTGGCGGCGGACCCGTTGTTTACATTGGCCTACACCGGTGTGAACGGGGGCCTTATACTGGTATCTGCCGATGATCCGGGGATGCACAGCTCTCAAAACGAACAGGACAACCGTTACTATGCTTTGGTGAACAAAATGCCTTGTCTAGAGCCAGCCGATAGCCAGGAAGCAAAGGACATGGTGGGCCTGGGCCTGGAAATTAGTGAGCAATTTGATACACCCGTCATGCTACGGGTAACCACTCGGGTTTCCCACTCTCAAAGCTTTGTAGAAATGAAAGAACCAGGCACTAGAACCCTGCGCCCCTATGCCAAGGATCCCGTTAAATATGTGATGGTGCCGGCCCATGGCCGCATGCGGCGGGTTTTTCTGGAAGAACGTATGGCCAAATTGCAGGAATATAGTGAGAACTGTCCTTTGAATACCATTGAATGGGGAGACAAGAATATTGGTGTTATTGCCAGTGGTATTAGCTATCACTATGCCAAGGAAGTTTTGCCCCAGGCCTCTATATTAAAATTGGGTATGACCAATCCTTTGCCGGAAAAGCTTATCAGGGAATTTGCAGCTGGTGTAGACAGCCTATTGGTGATTGAGGAACTGGAGCCCTTCCTGGAATTGCAGATCAGGGCCATGGGAATTGCGCTAAAGGGCAAAGAAATGTTACCGTCCTATGGGGAATTAAGTTCTGCACTGATTGCCAAAGCTCTAATGCAAGAGGGCATTGAGGTGGCAGAGGAATTCCGGCCCATGGGTCAGGCTACCCAGGAAGTGGCTGCCGCCGCAGAGCCCCTGCCTGGGCGTCCACCTGTGATGTGTGCAGGATGTCCTCACAGGGGGGTCTTTTACACACTGAAAAAACAAAAGTTAGTGGTCAGCGGGGATATTGGTTGCTACACCTTGGGTAGTCTCAGTCCCCTAAGTGCCATTGACACGTGCATTTGCATGGGGGCCAGTATTGGGGCTGCCCTGGGAATGGAGAAGGCCAATCCAGAAATGGGTCGAAAAACTGTTGCGGTAATCGGGGACAGCACCTTCCTGCACTCGGGGATAACGGGTTTGATGGATGTGGTCTATAATGGCGGCTCATCAACGGTGCTCATTCTGGATAATAGAACCACTGCCATGACTGGGCATCAGGAGAACCCTGCCACCGGGGCAACCCTCATGGGCAACCCTGCTCCAGCGGTAGATCTGGAAGCTATTGCCAGGGCTGTGGGCGTTAAACGAGTACGGACCGTCGATCCTATGCAATTAAGTGAAATTGACCGGGCGGTCAAGGAGGAAGTTGCTGCTGCTGAACCATCGGTTATTATTGTGAGAAGACCCTGTGCTTTGTTAAAGAACAACAAAACGCCGGAACCAATCGAAGTGGATGAAACACTCTGCATCAATTGTGGCATGTGTATGAAGCTGGGTTGCCCGGCCATCTCACGCCAGGAAGGAAAAGTAGCTATTTCGACAATTCAGTGCAGGGGCTGTGGACTATGTGTACAGCTTTGTCAAAAAGGAGCCCTAAAAAAGCGGGGTGAACAGAATGCTTAA
- a CDS encoding CTP synthase, with protein MAKFIFVTGGVVSSLGKGITAASLGRLLKSRGLKVAIQKLDPYINVDPGTMSPYQHGEVFVTEDGAETDLDLGHYERFIDTNLNKTSNVTTGGIYWSVINKERRGDYLGGTVQVIPHITNEIKDRVLRMARELDADVVISEIGGTVGDIESLPFLEAIRQLRADLGRDNVMYVHVTLVPYLRVANEFKTKPTQHSVKELRSLGIQPDVIVCRTEKPFPKEMEEKLALFCDIDKDAVIQAVDAFSIYEVPLQMELEGLDDIAVERLSLQCGETDMTEWNNMVERMKNLKKSTTIALVGKYVALPDAYLSVAEALRHAGLHHDASVEICWVNSEDLEKLPAAEILKGVDGILVPGGFGDRGIEGKIKAIQYARENKIPFLGICLGMQLAVVEFARSVLGWQDANSAEFNPHCQYPVIDLLPEQKDLDKMGGTMRLGAYPCKLAPGTAAHNAYGEEIIYERHRHRYELNNDFRKDLAQAGMIFSGTLPNGKLVEIVELQDHPWYLATQFHPEFKSRPNRPHPVFKDFVGASLHNQK; from the coding sequence ATGGCCAAGTTTATTTTCGTTACCGGCGGAGTGGTGTCATCCCTGGGTAAGGGTATTACGGCGGCTTCATTGGGGCGGCTACTTAAAAGCCGAGGCTTGAAAGTTGCCATACAAAAATTAGACCCGTACATTAACGTAGACCCGGGGACCATGAGTCCATACCAGCACGGCGAAGTCTTCGTTACTGAAGATGGCGCTGAAACGGACCTGGACTTAGGACACTACGAGCGGTTCATTGATACCAATTTAAATAAAACCAGTAATGTAACTACCGGTGGTATTTACTGGTCTGTTATTAATAAGGAGCGCCGGGGTGATTATCTCGGGGGAACAGTACAGGTTATCCCCCACATTACCAATGAAATTAAAGATAGAGTGCTGCGTATGGCTCGGGAACTGGACGCCGATGTGGTTATTTCCGAGATTGGCGGAACCGTGGGAGATATTGAATCCCTACCTTTTCTGGAAGCCATTCGTCAACTCCGTGCCGATCTGGGCAGGGACAATGTTATGTATGTTCACGTAACCCTTGTTCCCTATTTAAGGGTGGCCAATGAATTCAAAACGAAGCCAACCCAGCACTCGGTAAAAGAACTAAGAAGTCTTGGTATTCAACCAGACGTGATTGTTTGCCGTACTGAAAAGCCCTTTCCCAAAGAGATGGAAGAAAAGCTGGCCCTCTTCTGCGACATTGATAAGGATGCCGTTATTCAGGCTGTGGATGCCTTCTCCATCTATGAAGTTCCCCTTCAGATGGAGTTAGAGGGGCTGGACGACATTGCAGTGGAACGGTTAAGCCTCCAGTGTGGCGAAACGGATATGACGGAATGGAACAATATGGTGGAAAGGATGAAAAACCTAAAAAAGAGTACCACCATTGCACTGGTCGGCAAGTATGTAGCCTTACCAGATGCCTATCTTAGTGTGGCCGAGGCCTTACGTCATGCAGGATTACATCACGATGCATCCGTCGAAATTTGTTGGGTAAATTCTGAGGACCTTGAAAAATTACCTGCGGCAGAAATTTTAAAGGGTGTCGATGGTATTTTAGTACCCGGTGGTTTCGGTGACCGAGGTATTGAAGGAAAAATAAAAGCTATTCAATATGCCCGGGAAAACAAGATTCCTTTTCTAGGGATCTGTCTTGGCATGCAGTTGGCAGTTGTGGAGTTTGCCCGTTCGGTACTGGGCTGGCAGGATGCCAATAGTGCGGAATTCAATCCCCACTGTCAGTATCCCGTCATTGACCTGTTACCAGAACAAAAGGATTTGGATAAGATGGGTGGAACCATGAGACTAGGTGCTTACCCATGCAAATTGGCTCCAGGCACAGCGGCACATAATGCCTATGGAGAAGAGATTATCTACGAGCGGCATCGCCATCGTTATGAGTTAAATAATGATTTCCGCAAAGATCTGGCCCAGGCTGGTATGATATTCAGCGGAACGCTACCCAATGGCAAACTGGTGGAGATTGTGGAGTTGCAGGACCACCCCTGGTATCTGGCCACCCAGTTCCACCCGGAATTTAAGTCCCGTCCCAATCGCCCCCACCCTGTGTTTAAAGATTTCGTAGGGGCGTCCCTTCATAATCAGAAGTAA